In one Yarrowia lipolytica chromosome 1A, complete sequence genomic region, the following are encoded:
- a CDS encoding uncharacterized protein (Compare to YALI0A16863g, similar to Saccharomyces cerevisiae FLX1 (YIL134W); ancestral locus Anc_2.227, similar to uniprot|P40464 Saccharomyces cerevisiae YIL134w Mitochondrial FAD carrier protein FLX1) — translation MFPNLATLFQKIPSHTKSPQMDPWLRDLVAGTVAGSVSTVFMHPLDLLKIRLQLDGNLGTVLRSLRQSDGPYAGKFRGLYKGLYRGLGINLLGNAAGYGVYFSLYGIVKKMHLFDGPHGYFFNALITGTATSIATNPLWVLKTRICSTNAGHVDAYSSMLDGVKRIYSQEGIKGFWRGQIPSLLGVVQAAVQFGFYDWAKEQVKLARSRDPSNSYDISLTKEGAPSYLSTKEYLLLSSTSKAVSTVLLYPYQVVRSKLQRYDAGKMYSSIGDCISKIYSNGGFFAFYRGLVPNLLRVLPATCITFVVYEKVNEQLEEVR, via the coding sequence ATGTTCCCAAACCTTGCAACATTGTTTCAAAAAATTCCGTCTCACACAAAATCCCCACAGATGGATCCCTGGCTGCGAGATCTGGTAGCGGGAACGGTGGCGGGCTCCGTGTCCACCGTGTTCATGCATCCGCTGGACCTGCTGAAAATCCGACTGCAACTGGACGGAAACCTGGGGACGGTGCTGAGATCGCTGCGACAGTCGGACGGACCCTACGCGGGGAAATTTCGGGGCCTGTACAAGGGCCTGTATCGCGGTCTGGGCATCAATTTACTCGGAAACGCCGCGGGATACGGCGTCTACTTTTCTCTCTACGGCATCGTCAAGAAAATGCACCTGTTTGATGGACCCCACGGCTACTTTTTCAACGCTCTCATCACAGGAACAGCCACAAGCATAGCGACCAACCCGCTGTGGGTGCTCAAGACGCGAATCTGCTCGACAAACGCCGGCCATGTGGACGCATACTCCTCCATGCTCGACGGAGTCAAACGGATCTACAGCCAGGAAGGAATCAAGGGCTTCTGGAGAGGCCAGATCCCGTCTCTGCTTGGAGTGGTGCAGGCCGCAGTTCAGTTTGGATTCTATGACTGGGCCAAGGAACAAGTCAAGCTAGCGCGGTCGCGCGACCCCTCCAACAGCTACGACATTTCACTCACAAAGGAAGGGGCTCCCAGTTATTTGTCAACCAAGGAGTACTTATTGCTGTCGTCCACGAGTAAGGCTGTGTCCACTGTTTTGCTGTATCCTTACCAGGTGGTGCGTTCCAAGCTCCAACGATACGATGCCGGAAAGATGTACTCTTCCATTGGTGACTGTATCAGCAAGATATACAGCAATGGCGGCTTCTTTGCCTTCTATCGAGGTCTAGTGCCGAATTTGCTTCGCGTTCTGCCAGCCACCTGCATCACTTTTGTCGTCTATGAAAAGGTCAACGAgcagttggaggaggtgagaTGA